A window of the Mucilaginibacter sp. cycad4 genome harbors these coding sequences:
- a CDS encoding LacI family DNA-binding transcriptional regulator: MDNINIKKLAKELNISTSTISRAFNGNTDINKDTKERILAYAKQHNYLPNHYASNLRDKKTKTLAVIVPEIANDFFSQAINGIEEVARKKGFYILLYRTDDVFEKEVSFVNYLNNGKADGIIMSVSGEASDHNYLRQLEKKHVPVVFFDRVYEDIEAAKVTTNDYDSSFAATEHLIKTGCKKVAYLVVNKSISIGKVRMQGYMDALAKHKVTFDDTLVIDCSNDEKENYKILKKALQEIKPDGIFSSVERLAFATYYVCNDLGISIPNDLKVISFSSLRVAPLLSPPLSTITQPAYEMGVKAATLLFDVLENNGSAPKKQHVLKSKLFIRKSSAGE; the protein is encoded by the coding sequence ATGGACAATATCAATATCAAAAAACTGGCAAAGGAACTCAATATCTCCACATCAACCATATCGAGGGCTTTTAATGGAAACACTGATATTAATAAAGATACCAAAGAGCGGATTTTAGCCTACGCCAAGCAACATAACTATTTGCCCAACCATTATGCCAGCAACCTCCGCGATAAAAAGACCAAAACCCTGGCTGTTATTGTTCCCGAAATAGCTAACGATTTTTTTTCGCAGGCTATCAATGGCATTGAAGAGGTTGCCCGTAAAAAAGGGTTCTACATTTTACTTTACCGTACCGACGACGTTTTTGAAAAGGAAGTATCGTTTGTGAATTATCTCAACAATGGCAAGGCTGATGGCATCATCATGTCGGTATCCGGCGAAGCCAGTGACCACAATTATCTGCGCCAGCTGGAAAAAAAGCATGTGCCTGTTGTTTTTTTCGACCGCGTTTATGAGGATATTGAGGCAGCCAAAGTAACTACTAACGACTATGACAGCAGCTTTGCAGCAACCGAACATCTTATTAAAACCGGCTGCAAAAAAGTAGCTTACCTGGTGGTTAACAAAAGTATTTCGATAGGTAAAGTGCGGATGCAGGGTTATATGGATGCGCTGGCCAAACATAAGGTAACCTTTGATGATACCCTTGTTATTGATTGCAGTAACGATGAAAAGGAAAATTATAAGATCCTGAAAAAGGCCTTGCAGGAAATTAAGCCCGATGGCATTTTTAGTTCGGTTGAACGCCTGGCTTTTGCTACTTACTATGTTTGTAATGATCTCGGCATTTCGATACCCAACGATCTGAAGGTGATTAGCTTTTCAAGTCTCAGGGTAGCCCCACTCCTTTCTCCCCCCCTTTCAACCATAACACAACCAGCTTACGAAATGGGCGTAAAGGCAGCAACTTTATTATTCGATGTGCTCGAAAACAACGGCTCGGCTCCTAAAAAGCAACATGTATTAAAATCAAAATTGTTTATCAGGAAGTCGTCGGCTGGTGAGTAG
- the modA gene encoding molybdate ABC transporter substrate-binding protein has product MQSEHYNTRLIKSIFFLSALLFTASLTVNAQNIRVAAAANLQPVMEVLQKDFKQKTGITIDAVIGSSGKLVAQISNGAPFDVFLSADMGFPETLFKNGFAKEKPVVYASGSLIICSTQNIGFENWERLLLSARVKKIAVANPAIAPYGKAAEQSLQDKGVLDDAKPKIVYGESISQVNTYITTGVADIGFTTQSLVKELGDKTPLFYKIIDPKTYDPILQGIVILKHGADNPAAGKFYRYILSPAAKSIFRAYGYRVQ; this is encoded by the coding sequence ATGCAAAGCGAACATTACAATACCAGGCTAATAAAAAGCATATTCTTTTTATCAGCCCTGCTGTTTACAGCAAGTTTAACCGTCAATGCCCAGAATATCCGGGTTGCGGCCGCTGCCAACCTGCAGCCGGTAATGGAAGTTTTACAAAAAGATTTTAAGCAAAAAACAGGTATCACTATTGACGCCGTTATTGGTTCATCGGGCAAGCTGGTAGCGCAGATCAGCAATGGAGCTCCATTTGATGTGTTTTTATCGGCTGATATGGGCTTTCCGGAAACTTTGTTTAAAAATGGTTTCGCCAAGGAAAAGCCGGTAGTATACGCTTCCGGCAGCCTGATCATTTGCAGTACGCAAAACATAGGTTTTGAAAACTGGGAACGCCTGCTGCTGTCGGCCCGGGTAAAAAAAATAGCTGTAGCCAACCCTGCTATTGCGCCATACGGTAAAGCCGCAGAACAATCACTACAGGATAAAGGGGTTTTGGATGATGCCAAACCGAAGATCGTTTACGGCGAAAGCATATCGCAGGTAAATACTTACATTACCACAGGTGTGGCCGATATTGGTTTCACAACTCAATCGCTGGTAAAAGAATTAGGAGATAAAACACCGCTATTTTATAAGATCATCGACCCCAAAACTTACGACCCGATACTGCAGGGCATCGTGATCCTGAAACATGGTGCGGATAATCCTGCGGCCGGAAAGTTTTACCGGTACATTTTAAGCCCGGCAGCTAAAAGTATTTTTAGAGCCTATGGTTATAGGGTGCAATAA
- a CDS encoding transglycosylase domain-containing protein, which produces MKRLNPKYIRIAAYILVPLILILLTGGYVAYSKRGALLEKAIDKAKLKAKRDYNLDVKIGSAKFTGLSTVSFSDISIVPDGRDSLLNIKNFVVSVRIMPLVLGEVKLSDVVLQDGFISLVNKNGVKNFDSLFKKKKDSTATDTKADLSHLADNLINQLLYKIPDNLSLHNFMISFKSDTDQLKLLAQTALIKDGQLSSTIKVNDGEATWHFAGKMHPSDKDIDVMLYADNHQKVELPIIEKKFNLKLNFDTLQTKLTEEDHSSGETRISGSWSVKNLLIRHPGISSTDIVLPAAAIDADVKVGTNYISIDSTSLIHIKKLTAHPYIKYTLNPVKIYELKLNTGWLNAADIFDSFPTGMFDALDGIQVAGKLNYHMNFYMDSSKPDDLIFDSGMDKDNFRILKFGRTDLTRLNSPFVYTPYEKGKPMAPHLIGPENPEFTPLQQISPNLRNAVMTAEDPSFYTNHGFVMEAIRKSIVTDFKTKKYKRGGSGISQQLVKNAYLSREKTLSRKIEEILIVWLIENNRIMTKDRMLEVYFNIIEWGRNIYGIGEAAHYYFGKSPSELSLGESIYLASIVPYPKGGLYAFQPDGTLRPGLHGYFNLIGKLMAMKGYTARDTNAYGFYEVRLREGLRRQIAPVDTATADSLMKQGGADDDGILPVIEEPVKKPNFFQRLFGKKDTTEEKAEEKLKQKEQSIKDQLKAQIEALKAEYKIKIDAVDTTGGRTRKEVRQEKRRLRNEEDEKEKELKDKMP; this is translated from the coding sequence ATGAAGCGCCTTAATCCTAAATATATACGCATAGCCGCATACATTCTCGTTCCCTTAATTCTTATTCTGCTTACCGGCGGATATGTTGCCTACTCAAAACGCGGGGCCCTGCTCGAAAAAGCCATTGACAAAGCTAAATTAAAAGCAAAGAGGGATTATAATTTAGATGTAAAAATAGGATCGGCAAAGTTTACGGGCCTCAGCACCGTTTCATTCTCGGATATCAGCATCGTACCGGATGGCCGCGATAGTTTGCTGAACATCAAAAACTTTGTGGTAAGTGTAAGGATAATGCCGCTGGTGCTTGGTGAGGTAAAACTATCAGATGTGGTATTGCAGGATGGCTTCATTAGCCTTGTTAATAAAAACGGCGTTAAGAATTTCGATTCCCTTTTCAAAAAGAAAAAGGATTCGACAGCCACCGATACCAAAGCCGATTTGAGCCATCTTGCCGATAACCTGATCAACCAATTGCTTTATAAGATCCCGGATAACTTATCGCTCCATAACTTCATGATCAGTTTTAAGAGCGATACCGACCAGCTCAAACTTTTAGCGCAAACAGCCCTGATCAAAGACGGGCAGCTGAGCTCGACCATAAAGGTTAATGATGGGGAAGCCACCTGGCATTTTGCCGGCAAAATGCACCCTTCGGATAAGGATATCGACGTAATGCTTTATGCCGATAACCATCAAAAAGTGGAACTGCCTATCATCGAAAAGAAATTTAACCTGAAGCTTAATTTTGATACCCTGCAAACTAAACTGACCGAGGAAGATCACAGCAGCGGGGAAACCAGGATCTCCGGCTCATGGTCGGTTAAAAACCTGCTTATTCGCCATCCGGGCATTTCGTCTACCGATATTGTACTCCCCGCGGCCGCTATTGATGCCGATGTTAAAGTAGGCACTAATTACATATCTATCGATAGTACTTCGCTCATCCATATAAAAAAATTAACCGCGCACCCATACATTAAATACACGCTTAACCCGGTAAAAATTTATGAGCTGAAACTCAATACCGGCTGGCTTAATGCGGCTGATATTTTCGATTCGTTCCCTACGGGGATGTTTGATGCGCTTGACGGCATCCAGGTTGCCGGCAAGTTGAATTACCACATGAATTTTTACATGGATTCATCAAAGCCCGACGATTTGATATTTGATTCGGGCATGGATAAAGATAACTTCCGGATCCTGAAATTTGGACGTACCGATTTAACCAGGCTTAACAGCCCCTTTGTATATACACCATATGAAAAGGGCAAACCAATGGCCCCACACCTGATAGGCCCCGAAAACCCGGAGTTTACTCCGCTGCAGCAGATCTCGCCCAATTTGAGAAATGCGGTAATGACAGCCGAAGATCCATCTTTTTATACCAATCATGGTTTTGTAATGGAGGCCATTCGCAAATCAATAGTTACTGATTTTAAAACCAAGAAATATAAACGCGGCGGCAGCGGTATATCGCAGCAGCTGGTTAAAAACGCCTACCTGAGCCGGGAGAAAACCCTGTCGCGCAAAATAGAGGAGATCCTGATTGTATGGCTTATTGAAAATAACCGCATCATGACCAAAGACAGGATGCTGGAGGTTTACTTTAATATTATTGAATGGGGCCGCAATATTTACGGTATTGGTGAGGCCGCGCATTATTACTTTGGCAAATCGCCGTCCGAACTTAGCCTTGGCGAAAGTATTTACCTGGCCAGCATTGTCCCCTACCCTAAAGGCGGTTTGTACGCTTTTCAGCCTGATGGTACCTTACGACCGGGACTGCATGGTTATTTTAACCTGATTGGTAAACTGATGGCTATGAAGGGATATACCGCCCGCGATACCAACGCCTATGGATTTTACGAAGTACGGTTAAGAGAAGGCCTGCGCCGCCAGATTGCCCCTGTTGATACTGCTACTGCCGATAGCCTGATGAAACAGGGCGGGGCAGACGACGACGGCATTTTACCTGTTATTGAAGAGCCGGTAAAAAAGCCTAACTTTTTCCAGCGCCTTTTTGGTAAAAAAGATACCACCGAAGAAAAGGCCGAAGAAAAATTGAAACAAAAAGAGCAATCTATCAAAGACCAGCTCAAAGCCCAGATAGAGGCACTAAAAGCTGAATACAAAATAAAGATTGACGCCGTTGATACTACCGGCGGCCGGACACGAAAAGAAGTACGGCAGGAGAAGCGGCGTTTAAGGAATGAAGAAGATGAGAAGGAAAAGGAATTGAAAGATAAGATGCCGTAA
- a CDS encoding LysE family translocator: MGIINLTAFLIASFLFIISPGIDTIFILNKSIAQGHKSGIYATLGITTGVLVHTTLAAFGLSLLLSQSAMAFSFVKFCGAAYLVYLGIAKLFSKESIVKSAGPALQTSVKKTYLSAVFTNVLNPKVAIFFLAFFPQFIKPAYISTATPFIFLGSIYALITLLWFMMLTFFSGAFSSKIRSNPSISTWLNKFSAIAFILMGIKIAFTKR; the protein is encoded by the coding sequence ATGGGTATCATTAACTTAACGGCTTTTTTGATCGCATCTTTCCTGTTCATTATTTCACCAGGCATCGATACTATTTTTATCCTGAATAAATCAATAGCACAAGGACATAAATCTGGTATTTATGCAACATTGGGGATAACTACCGGTGTGTTGGTACACACTACCCTGGCTGCATTTGGTTTGTCGTTGCTATTATCCCAATCGGCTATGGCGTTTAGCTTTGTTAAATTTTGCGGCGCTGCGTACCTGGTTTATCTTGGCATCGCTAAGCTTTTTTCAAAAGAGAGCATTGTGAAATCTGCAGGGCCGGCCCTGCAGACTTCTGTTAAAAAAACATATCTGTCTGCCGTGTTCACAAATGTGCTTAACCCCAAAGTAGCTATCTTTTTCCTGGCATTTTTTCCGCAGTTTATTAAACCGGCTTATATCAGCACCGCCACACCATTTATTTTCCTGGGAAGCATCTACGCATTGATAACCTTGTTGTGGTTTATGATGCTCACTTTTTTTTCAGGCGCGTTTTCGTCCAAAATCCGTTCAAATCCTTCCATTAGCACCTGGCTTAATAAATTCTCGGCCATAGCTTTTATTTTGATGGGCATAAAAATAGCATTCACTAAACGATAA
- a CDS encoding Mrp/NBP35 family ATP-binding protein: MTITKEQVLQALGNVEEPDLKKDLVTLNMIQDIHIDGNNVSFSVILTTPACPLKAMIENACRNAILHFVSKEAVININMTSRVTSQKNTGVPGVKNIIAVASGKGGVGKSTVAANLALGLAKSGAKVGMIDADIYGPSVPIMFGLEGARPMASQVDGKTRIEPIEKYGIKLLSIGFFTDPNQPVPWRGPMVSTAVKQLFNDADWGELDYLVIDLPPGTGDIHITVTQSFPVTGAVIVTTPQNVALADAKKGIGMFMMPAINVPILGVVENMSYFTPAELPENKYYIFGKGGGQKLAAQLDVPFLGEIPLIKGISDSGDAGKPTVLEEDGPMTAAFVKMAERVAQQVAISNAKALSAENIVNN, from the coding sequence ATGACAATTACTAAAGAACAAGTTTTACAGGCACTGGGCAATGTTGAAGAGCCGGATTTGAAAAAAGACCTGGTTACGCTCAACATGATCCAGGATATTCATATCGATGGCAACAACGTGAGCTTCTCGGTGATCCTGACCACACCGGCATGCCCGCTCAAGGCCATGATTGAGAATGCCTGCCGTAATGCTATCCTGCATTTTGTAAGCAAAGAGGCCGTTATTAATATTAACATGACCTCGCGTGTTACTTCGCAAAAAAACACCGGGGTTCCGGGCGTAAAAAATATCATTGCCGTAGCTTCGGGCAAAGGAGGCGTTGGTAAATCAACCGTGGCGGCAAACCTGGCTTTAGGTTTGGCAAAATCAGGGGCTAAAGTGGGGATGATCGATGCCGATATTTACGGGCCTTCGGTACCTATCATGTTCGGTTTAGAGGGCGCACGTCCAATGGCCAGCCAGGTTGACGGCAAGACCCGGATTGAGCCGATTGAGAAATATGGCATTAAATTGCTATCTATCGGTTTCTTTACCGACCCTAACCAGCCGGTGCCATGGCGCGGGCCTATGGTATCAACCGCTGTAAAACAACTGTTCAATGATGCTGACTGGGGCGAGCTGGATTACCTGGTGATCGACCTGCCTCCGGGCACCGGCGATATCCACATCACGGTAACGCAAAGCTTCCCGGTAACGGGTGCTGTAATTGTTACCACGCCGCAAAACGTGGCGCTTGCCGATGCAAAGAAGGGTATTGGTATGTTTATGATGCCTGCTATTAATGTGCCTATACTGGGCGTGGTTGAAAACATGTCGTACTTTACACCGGCCGAGCTGCCCGAAAACAAGTATTACATATTTGGTAAAGGAGGGGGCCAAAAACTGGCGGCGCAGCTTGATGTTCCGTTTTTGGGCGAGATCCCGTTGATTAAAGGCATCAGTGATTCGGGCGATGCGGGCAAGCCAACCGTGCTTGAAGAAGACGGCCCTATGACTGCTGCTTTTGTGAAGATGGCCGAGCGTGTTGCCCAGCAGGTGGCCATATCAAATGCCAAAGCATTGAGTGCAGAAAATATTGTAAATAATTAA
- a CDS encoding NAD(P)H-dependent oxidoreductase encodes MSLVEKLQWRSAVKKFDPSKKISAEQLEALKTAIQLAPSSLGLQSYKVIVVQDAETRKKLRAVGYDQAQITDSSALFVFASLTNLDEDFGKKFIDLVASTRSIARENLAGYEQMVLGTLASRTDEQKVEWSHKQAYIALGVLLAEAAEIGVDAGPMEGFDAAKFDEILGLKEKGLTTTVIAAVGFRAEDDAYSKMIKVRRPQSELFIEA; translated from the coding sequence ATGTCATTAGTAGAGAAATTACAATGGAGATCGGCCGTTAAGAAATTCGATCCCAGCAAAAAAATAAGCGCCGAACAATTAGAGGCATTAAAAACAGCCATCCAGTTAGCACCATCATCATTAGGCCTGCAATCGTATAAAGTGATTGTTGTACAGGATGCAGAGACAAGGAAAAAATTACGTGCGGTTGGGTACGACCAGGCGCAGATCACCGATTCATCGGCTTTGTTTGTATTTGCTTCATTGACCAATCTTGATGAGGATTTTGGTAAAAAATTCATTGACCTTGTTGCTTCAACCCGCAGTATTGCCCGTGAAAACCTTGCCGGTTATGAGCAAATGGTATTAGGTACCCTGGCCAGCCGTACAGATGAGCAAAAAGTTGAATGGTCGCACAAACAGGCATATATTGCTTTGGGCGTTTTATTGGCTGAAGCTGCTGAGATTGGGGTAGACGCGGGTCCAATGGAAGGTTTTGACGCAGCTAAATTTGACGAGATCCTGGGCTTGAAAGAAAAAGGATTAACTACCACCGTAATTGCCGCGGTAGGTTTCCGTGCCGAAGACGATGCTTACAGCAAAATGATAAAAGTGCGCAGACCGCAAAGTGAGCTTTTTATTGAGGCTTAA
- a CDS encoding response regulator yields MAKRILIVDDNELMIEVMTYILLGKGYEVASSTHIHEIFRTIKACHPDLVILDIVNKSMDGRELCRLIKLNRATKNLRVIVCSENEETEALEPQKGAPDDVLHKPFGMNNLIRKVQLQLAA; encoded by the coding sequence ATGGCAAAGCGGATTTTGATAGTTGATGATAACGAGCTGATGATAGAGGTAATGACCTACATCTTACTCGGCAAAGGGTACGAAGTAGCCTCGTCAACCCATATCCATGAAATTTTCAGGACTATAAAAGCATGCCACCCCGACCTGGTGATCCTGGATATTGTTAATAAAAGCATGGATGGGCGTGAGCTGTGCCGGCTCATTAAATTGAACAGGGCCACTAAAAATCTTCGTGTAATTGTTTGCTCCGAAAATGAAGAAACCGAAGCACTGGAACCACAAAAAGGAGCGCCGGACGATGTTTTGCACAAGCCATTTGGCATGAACAACCTTATCCGTAAGGTTCAGTTACAGCTGGCGGCCTGA
- the modB gene encoding molybdate ABC transporter permease subunit, producing the protein MDLSPIWLTLKLAGITTLLLLLAGLPFAWWLSRGRSFFKIIIEAIITMPLVLPPSVLGFYLLLAFSPQHGLGKWLHDTFDVQLVFSFPGLILASVIYSMPFMVGPVKSALQQLPGSLAEASYTLGKTEWQTFRYVLLPNIKPSLLTAAVLTFAHTLGEFGVVLMIGGNIPGVTRVASIAVYDSVEKMDYASANNYSLILFSITFVLVIAVFMFNKYQAKGPLA; encoded by the coding sequence ATGGACCTATCGCCCATATGGCTCACATTAAAATTAGCAGGTATTACTACGCTTTTGCTGCTGCTTGCCGGGCTGCCATTTGCGTGGTGGCTTTCAAGGGGAAGGTCGTTTTTTAAGATCATTATCGAGGCAATTATTACCATGCCTTTGGTGTTGCCGCCATCGGTACTCGGGTTTTATTTGCTACTGGCTTTTAGTCCGCAGCATGGTTTAGGGAAATGGCTGCATGATACTTTTGACGTACAACTGGTTTTTTCCTTTCCGGGATTGATCCTCGCCTCGGTAATTTATAGTATGCCATTTATGGTTGGGCCGGTAAAATCTGCTCTGCAACAGTTGCCGGGTTCATTAGCCGAAGCATCCTACACATTGGGTAAAACCGAATGGCAAACTTTCCGATATGTATTACTGCCCAATATCAAACCATCATTATTAACCGCCGCGGTTTTAACCTTTGCCCATACCCTGGGCGAGTTTGGCGTTGTGCTCATGATTGGCGGTAATATCCCCGGCGTTACAAGAGTGGCGTCCATCGCGGTGTACGATTCGGTAGAGAAGATGGACTATGCCTCGGCCAACAACTATTCGCTTATTTTATTTTCCATCACTTTTGTGTTGGTGATAGCTGTTTTTATGTTCAATAAATACCAGGCGAAAGGCCCTTTAGCATGA
- a CDS encoding NifU family protein translates to MSLLNQVEAALDTIRPYLEADGGNVSVEEITPEGVVKLKLLGSCGSCPMSIMTLKAGIEQAIKKAVPEVTAIEAINLTDIDDPNAVLPENLR, encoded by the coding sequence ATGAGTTTATTAAATCAGGTTGAAGCAGCTTTAGATACTATCCGTCCGTATTTGGAGGCTGATGGGGGGAATGTTTCTGTTGAGGAGATAACTCCTGAAGGTGTTGTTAAATTAAAGCTATTGGGATCATGCGGATCATGCCCAATGAGCATCATGACCCTTAAAGCCGGTATTGAGCAGGCCATTAAAAAAGCTGTGCCCGAAGTTACCGCTATTGAGGCCATAAACCTAACGGACATTGATGACCCTAATGCCGTGCTTCCCGAAAATTTAAGGTAG
- a CDS encoding ATP-binding cassette domain-containing protein codes for MISIDIEVKLKAYHGGQLLKIKRLFVSGSITKILGPSGSGKTTLLKMIAGLSLPQKGKITADGVTWFNDEQQINLSPQKRRVGFVFQNYALFPNMTVQQHLEYATNDADWIKQLLQLGQLDNFTTHKPDHLSGGQQQRLAILRALAIKPKLLLMDEPFSALDSKMKTLLMEELKPLIRQLGATTIIVSHNLQELEAFDGEVMNFEELLGY; via the coding sequence ATGATCAGCATCGATATTGAAGTAAAACTGAAAGCCTATCATGGCGGACAATTGCTGAAGATAAAACGGCTGTTTGTTTCCGGCAGTATTACCAAAATTTTAGGGCCTTCGGGATCCGGAAAAACTACACTGCTTAAAATGATAGCCGGTCTGTCATTGCCCCAAAAAGGGAAGATCACAGCGGACGGTGTTACCTGGTTTAATGATGAACAACAGATCAATTTATCGCCGCAAAAAAGACGCGTCGGCTTCGTATTTCAAAACTACGCCCTGTTCCCAAACATGACGGTGCAACAGCACCTGGAATATGCAACGAATGATGCTGACTGGATAAAACAGCTACTGCAGTTGGGACAATTGGATAACTTTACCACTCACAAACCCGATCACTTATCTGGCGGGCAACAACAGCGCCTGGCCATTTTAAGGGCGCTGGCCATCAAACCCAAGCTGCTTTTGATGGATGAGCCATTTTCTGCGCTGGACAGTAAGATGAAAACTTTACTGATGGAAGAACTTAAGCCGCTAATTAGGCAACTGGGTGCCACAACAATTATTGTAAGTCATAATTTGCAGGAGTTGGAAGCATTTGATGGAGAGGTGATGAATTTTGAGGAACTGCTTGGATATTAA
- a CDS encoding 7TM diverse intracellular signaling domain-containing protein, translated as MFKLLLRSFIGIMMLCLCFSTGIAQTAVQINDKVNQHIFEYKQIVYFEDTTGKIGLDGVQAAYLAGKFAANQEPTPVTRHNNSAYWYRIKIGKANATTNNWILEFFDQTIDSITVYSPLKRTYRAISLGSRRPFAARFYKHKNFSFNINSNQGPDDVYYIRIRSGHSVNVIMVLRTVSRFIGYALDEYFFFGVFYGMILVFGLYNFMMFIAMRQVQYLYYIIYNLSIGLYEMCADGIAYQYIWPNYPGWNNYAYGIALFSASIFAILFAQSLLNLKVNAPRLNKVIKGVIIFRCIYFLACLTINMAWFNYKIIEFLPLCISFYAGCYVLIKGYKPARFFVIGYTFLLTGFVIKSCIALNIWWLPVTEFDYYSLSVCFIMEMLFISFAIGDKVRILKKEKDIAQQDIIAQMKQNEELKDTLNRSLEAQVQERTRELVEKSSMIAEQNEELKSVNELLQQQAEEISRMNVLLEKDNIILHNDIEKVTHDRVMLTEVDFEEFSRIYPDRETCFKFLSDLKWEHGYACRKCANTHYGSGHLPYSRRCSKCGYEESVIAYTILQNTRIPINKAFYMIFLMYSTKGKISSHKLSEILSIRQSTCWAYSSRIKKVMEQRKKEIKNAGNKGWSKLVIDMNA; from the coding sequence ATGTTTAAACTTTTACTGAGATCTTTTATCGGTATTATGATGCTTTGCTTATGCTTTTCAACAGGCATAGCGCAAACTGCGGTTCAAATAAACGACAAGGTAAACCAGCACATTTTTGAGTATAAGCAAATAGTTTATTTTGAGGATACAACCGGGAAAATTGGCCTCGACGGTGTTCAGGCGGCTTATTTAGCAGGCAAATTCGCGGCTAACCAGGAACCTACCCCGGTTACCCGTCATAACAATTCGGCTTATTGGTACCGCATAAAAATTGGCAAGGCCAATGCCACCACCAACAACTGGATCCTGGAGTTTTTTGATCAAACTATTGACAGCATTACCGTTTATTCACCCCTTAAACGTACTTACCGGGCAATATCGCTTGGCAGCCGCCGCCCTTTTGCTGCGCGCTTTTACAAACACAAAAACTTTAGCTTTAATATCAACAGCAATCAGGGACCCGATGATGTTTATTATATCCGCATCCGTTCGGGGCATTCGGTTAATGTGATCATGGTATTGCGCACCGTAAGCCGCTTTATTGGTTATGCGCTTGATGAATATTTTTTCTTTGGTGTTTTTTATGGGATGATCCTGGTTTTTGGGCTGTACAATTTCATGATGTTCATAGCCATGCGCCAGGTGCAATACCTGTATTACATCATTTATAACCTTAGTATCGGCCTTTATGAAATGTGTGCCGATGGTATAGCTTACCAGTATATCTGGCCTAACTATCCCGGCTGGAACAATTATGCCTATGGTATCGCCCTGTTCTCGGCCAGTATTTTTGCCATCCTTTTTGCACAAAGCCTGCTCAATTTAAAAGTTAATGCCCCGCGCTTAAATAAAGTGATCAAAGGGGTGATCATTTTCAGGTGCATTTATTTCCTGGCCTGCCTTACCATTAATATGGCCTGGTTTAATTACAAGATCATCGAGTTTTTGCCGCTGTGCATTTCTTTTTATGCGGGGTGCTATGTATTGATAAAAGGGTATAAGCCGGCACGGTTCTTTGTTATCGGATATACGTTTTTACTTACCGGCTTTGTGATTAAAAGCTGCATAGCACTAAATATCTGGTGGCTGCCCGTTACCGAGTTTGATTATTACAGCCTGAGTGTTTGTTTTATTATGGAGATGCTGTTCATCTCTTTTGCTATAGGCGATAAGGTACGCATCCTGAAAAAAGAAAAGGATATTGCCCAGCAGGATATTATAGCCCAGATGAAACAAAACGAAGAACTGAAAGATACCCTGAACCGCAGCCTTGAAGCCCAGGTACAGGAACGCACCCGCGAGCTGGTTGAAAAATCGTCGATGATAGCCGAGCAAAACGAGGAGCTTAAATCGGTTAATGAACTTTTGCAGCAACAGGCCGAAGAGATCTCGCGCATGAATGTGCTGCTCGAAAAAGATAACATCATCCTGCATAATGATATTGAAAAGGTTACCCACGATAGGGTGATGCTTACCGAAGTTGACTTTGAAGAGTTTAGCCGTATTTATCCCGACAGGGAAACCTGTTTCAAATTCCTGTCCGACCTGAAATGGGAACATGGCTATGCCTGCCGCAAATGTGCCAATACCCATTATGGCAGCGGGCACCTCCCTTACAGCCGCCGGTGTTCAAAATGTGGGTATGAGGAGTCGGTGATAGCTTATACGATATTGCAAAATACCCGGATCCCCATCAACAAAGCTTTTTATATGATCTTCCTGATGTATTCGACCAAGGGCAAGATCTCATCACATAAACTTTCCGAAATTCTTTCTATCCGTCAAAGCACCTGCTGGGCTTACAGCTCGCGCATTAAAAAAGTAATGGAGCAGCGAAAAAAAGAGATCAAAAACGCGGGAAATAAAGGGTGGAGTAAATTAGTGATTGACATGAATGCCTAA